One segment of Cetobacterium sp. NK01 DNA contains the following:
- the prmA gene encoding 50S ribosomal protein L11 methyltransferase produces the protein MKVVEIKVIFESDSIDDTQKEICDIFYGFGATGLKIDEPLKTKNPLDFYKDEKQFLMVDYAVSAYFPMNPYSQRRNELIKNAFEDRFNDRDDVVFTIDFYEYDEEDYQNSWKKYLYPEKVSEKFVVKPTWRDYEPEENELVIELDPGRAFGTGSHPTTSLCLKIMEENIKPGNSVIDVGTGSGILMIAAEKLGATDIYGTDIDELAVEATKENLELNKISSDIAQVYLGDLISVVKDKQFDVVVANILADVILLLLKDIFKVAKKDGLIIFSGIIEDKLPEIVKQVEEKGLEILEIKRDKEWRALLIKA, from the coding sequence ATGAAAGTTGTTGAAATAAAAGTTATATTTGAAAGTGATAGTATCGATGATACTCAAAAAGAAATTTGTGATATATTCTATGGATTTGGAGCTACTGGTTTAAAAATTGATGAGCCATTAAAAACAAAAAATCCTTTAGATTTTTATAAAGATGAAAAGCAATTTTTAATGGTTGATTACGCTGTTTCAGCTTATTTTCCAATGAATCCTTATTCTCAGAGAAGAAATGAATTAATTAAAAATGCTTTTGAAGATAGATTTAATGATAGAGATGACGTTGTTTTCACAATTGATTTCTATGAATATGATGAAGAGGATTATCAAAATAGTTGGAAAAAATATTTATATCCTGAAAAAGTTAGTGAAAAGTTCGTTGTTAAACCAACTTGGAGAGATTACGAACCTGAAGAGAACGAACTTGTTATTGAATTAGATCCTGGTAGAGCTTTTGGTACTGGTTCTCATCCAACTACATCTCTTTGCTTAAAAATTATGGAAGAAAATATAAAACCTGGAAACTCAGTTATTGATGTTGGTACTGGTTCTGGTATTTTAATGATTGCAGCTGAAAAATTAGGAGCTACTGATATATATGGTACTGATATCGACGAGTTAGCTGTTGAAGCTACTAAGGAAAACTTAGAATTGAATAAAATCTCTTCTGACATTGCTCAAGTTTATTTAGGAGATTTAATCTCTGTTGTAAAAGATAAGCAATTTGATGTTGTTGTAGCAAATATATTAGCCGATGTTATTCTTTTGTTATTAAAAGATATATTTAAAGTTGCTAAAAAAGATGGATTAATTATTTTTTCAGGTATTATTGAGGATAAACTTCCTGAGATAGTTAAGCAAGTAGAAGAAAAAGGTCTTGAGATACTAGAAATAAAAAGGGATAAAGAGTGGAGAGCTCTTCTTATTAAAGCCTAG
- the cmk gene encoding (d)CMP kinase encodes MKNYIIALDGPAGSGKSTIAKIIAKNFELTYLDTGAMYRMVALYILENNIDYNNIQAVEDILHNIKVDIIGDKFILNNIDVSLKIRTPEVTKIVSPVSAIKAVRTKLVDLQREISKGKKVILDGRDIGTVVFPNADLKVFLIASPEERAKRRVRDYASRGINEDFETVLKDILERDHIDSTRKESPLKKADDAVEVDTSLLNIEESVNAISQLIKEKIGG; translated from the coding sequence ATGAAAAACTATATTATTGCTTTAGACGGACCAGCTGGAAGTGGTAAAAGTACTATCGCTAAAATTATTGCTAAAAACTTTGAATTGACATATCTTGATACAGGAGCTATGTATAGAATGGTAGCTCTTTATATTCTTGAAAATAATATTGATTATAATAACATTCAAGCTGTTGAGGATATTTTACATAATATTAAAGTAGATATTATCGGAGATAAATTTATTTTAAATAACATCGATGTATCTTTGAAAATAAGAACTCCTGAGGTCACAAAAATTGTATCTCCTGTTTCTGCTATAAAAGCTGTTAGAACTAAATTAGTAGATCTGCAAAGAGAGATCAGTAAAGGGAAAAAAGTTATTTTAGATGGTAGAGATATTGGGACAGTTGTTTTTCCAAATGCCGATTTAAAAGTATTTTTAATTGCTTCTCCTGAAGAAAGAGCTAAAAGAAGGGTTAGAGATTATGCCTCTAGAGGAATTAATGAAGACTTTGAAACTGTTTTAAAAGATATCTTGGAAAGAGATCATATTGATTCAACAAGAAAAGAAAGTCCACTGAAAAAAGCTGATGATGCTGTTGAAGTTGACACAAGCTTACTTAATATTGAAGAAAGTGTAAATGCTATATCGCAATTGATTAAAGAGAAAATTGGAGGGTAA
- a CDS encoding 3-deoxy-D-manno-octulosonic acid transferase, whose amino-acid sequence MFYNLLRGFLYPFLFIILIFKPKKLKFVCQRLYQDLSLLKKSEKYVWIHCSSVGEINLTDALIKKLKDNFEENILITVFTDTGYEIAMNKYLKDDRISILRFPLDDFFILKRIFKYIKVTKIILVETEIWPNFINLGSKYSKIFIVNGRISNKSFPRYKKILWLIKPLFSKINGFFMQSQEDKNRIIELGANKNKVFVTGNLKFDISFETFSSEQMSNLKELIKSDSRKIFVAGSTRQGEDSILIDIFKNLKNTLLVIVPRHLERVPEIEELIKSSDLTYEKLTNLELSSTSKNFEILIVDKMGVLRKFYSIADISFVGGTLVNIGGHSLLEPLFYGKTPIFGPYLQNVKDISKDILNLNIGYKVNNKEEFLNTINLLETNPVSEDKIKAFFKSNQNAAEKTIKFMEEE is encoded by the coding sequence ATGTTTTACAATCTATTGAGAGGATTTTTATATCCTTTTCTCTTTATAATTTTAATTTTTAAACCTAAAAAATTGAAATTTGTTTGTCAAAGATTATATCAAGATCTTTCACTTCTTAAAAAAAGTGAAAAATATGTTTGGATTCATTGCTCCTCTGTTGGAGAAATAAATCTTACTGATGCTTTAATAAAAAAACTTAAAGATAATTTCGAAGAAAATATTTTAATAACTGTTTTTACAGATACTGGTTATGAAATTGCTATGAATAAATACTTAAAAGATGATAGAATATCTATATTAAGATTTCCTTTAGATGATTTTTTTATCTTAAAAAGAATTTTTAAGTATATTAAAGTTACTAAAATAATTTTAGTTGAAACTGAAATTTGGCCTAACTTTATAAACTTGGGTTCGAAGTATTCAAAAATATTTATTGTTAATGGAAGAATTTCAAATAAAAGTTTTCCTAGATATAAAAAAATACTGTGGCTTATAAAACCTCTTTTTTCTAAAATAAATGGTTTCTTTATGCAATCTCAAGAGGATAAAAATAGAATAATTGAACTTGGAGCAAATAAAAATAAAGTTTTTGTCACAGGAAATTTAAAATTTGATATATCTTTTGAAACATTTTCTTCAGAACAGATGTCAAATCTAAAAGAACTTATAAAGAGTGACTCAAGAAAAATTTTTGTTGCTGGAAGCACTCGTCAAGGTGAGGATTCCATTCTTATTGATATTTTTAAAAATCTTAAAAATACACTACTTGTTATTGTCCCTAGACATTTAGAACGAGTTCCTGAAATTGAAGAACTTATAAAATCTTCTGATTTAACATATGAAAAATTAACAAATTTAGAACTTTCTTCAACATCAAAGAATTTTGAAATTTTAATTGTTGATAAAATGGGTGTTTTAAGAAAATTTTACTCTATTGCTGATATCTCCTTTGTTGGAGGAACTTTAGTTAATATTGGTGGTCATAGCTTATTAGAACCTCTTTTTTATGGAAAAACTCCAATTTTTGGACCATATTTGCAAAATGTTAAGGATATATCAAAAGATATTTTAAATCTTAACATTGGATATAAGGTTAATAACAAAGAGGAATTTTTAAATACTATTAATCTCTTAGAAACAAATCCTGTTTCTGAGGATAAAATAAAAGCATTTTTCAAAAGCAATCAAAATGCTGCTGAAAAAACGATTAAATTTATGGAGGAAGAATGA
- a CDS encoding TIGR00282 family metallophosphoesterase — MKVLVVGDVVGNPGRKTLKAYLDKYKNNYDFIIVNGENAAAGFGITAKLCDEILDWGVNVITSGNHIWDKKEIYDYLDRSNRVLRPHNYPNGVPGTGYTILKDKKGNKIAVVSLQGRVFMPPIDCPFTVANPLIEEIRKECKHIIIDFHAEATSEKLALANYLDGKVSIVYGTHTHVQTADNKILLEGTGYISDVGMTGSDNGIIGMNKESIIPKFLTALPQKFEIAEGKERINGLDIELDDETGECIKIERINLSLIELGIFN, encoded by the coding sequence ATGAAAGTTTTAGTTGTAGGTGACGTTGTTGGAAATCCAGGTAGAAAAACTCTAAAGGCATACCTTGATAAGTATAAAAATAATTACGATTTTATTATCGTTAATGGTGAAAATGCTGCCGCTGGATTTGGAATAACTGCAAAACTTTGTGATGAGATTTTAGATTGGGGAGTAAATGTTATAACAAGTGGAAATCACATTTGGGATAAAAAAGAAATTTATGACTACTTAGATAGATCTAACAGAGTTCTACGTCCACATAATTATCCTAATGGTGTTCCTGGAACTGGATATACAATTTTAAAAGATAAAAAAGGAAATAAAATAGCTGTGGTTTCTCTTCAAGGAAGAGTTTTCATGCCACCAATTGATTGTCCATTTACAGTGGCAAATCCATTAATAGAAGAGATTAGAAAAGAATGTAAACATATTATTATAGATTTTCATGCTGAAGCAACATCAGAAAAATTAGCTTTAGCAAACTATTTAGATGGAAAAGTTTCTATTGTTTATGGAACACACACACATGTACAAACTGCTGATAATAAAATCCTTCTTGAAGGTACTGGTTATATAAGTGATGTTGGAATGACAGGATCAGACAATGGAATAATTGGAATGAATAAAGAATCTATTATTCCTAAATTCTTAACTGCTTTGCCTCAAAAATTTGAGATAGCAGAAGGAAAAGAAAGAATAAATGGTTTAGATATCGAATTAGATGATGAAACTGGTGAATGTATAAAAATAGAAAGAATCAACCTTTCTCTTATTGAGTTAGGAATATTTAATTAG